Proteins from one Limanda limanda chromosome 4, fLimLim1.1, whole genome shotgun sequence genomic window:
- the mafbb gene encoding v-maf avian musculoaponeurotic fibrosarcoma oncogene homolog Bb, whose translation MTAEAHSHLGLQKPPMDFVSDFDLMKFGVKKEAMQGVDRSFIGPCNQLQRPDSVSSTPGSTPCTSVPSSPNLNPNEQRNNPGAEQFWIPNNGGYPQQMYPQAFGLTPEDAVEALIGATAQQGHPAAPHGHHQPPFQAEYEGYGHLNESVQHYPGLSGHPDMQGIPSSLCQDPYLKDELEGDDPDSADEQELYGAHHHLQQPHSRHDRRSNADSHFSDDQLVSMSVRELNRLLRGLGKDEVMRLKQKRRTLKNRGYAQSCRYKRVQQKHVLEHEKTSLVSQVEQLKHELNRLIRERDAYKMKCEKLSGANCYHETGSTSDNPSSPEYLM comes from the coding sequence ATGACCGCCGAGGCGCATTCACATTTGGGACTGCAGAAACCTCCCATGGATTTCGTCAGCGATTTCGACCTCATGAAGTTCGGTGTCAAGAAGGAAGCGATGCAGGGGGTGGACCGCTCCTTCATCGGGCCGTGCAACCAGCTCCAGCGGccggactctgtctcctctacCCCGGGCAGCACCCCGTGCACCTCGGTGCCCTCCTCACCGAACCTCAATCCAAACGAGCAGAGAAATAACCCCGGGGCCGAGCAGTTCTGGATACCCAACAACGGGGGGTACCCCCAGCAGATGTACCCACAAGCGTTCGGGCTCACACCCGAGGACGCAGTGGAGGCCCTCATCGGCGCCACGGCGCAGCAGGGACACCCGGCAGCGCCCCACGGCCACCACCAGCCCCCTTTCCAAGCCGAATACGAAGGGTACGGCCAcctgaacgagtctgtgcagcacTACCCGGGGCTGTCAGGGCACCCCGACATGCAGGGTATACCCAGCAGCCTCTGCCAAGACCCCTATCTCAAAGACGAGCTGGAGGGCGACGACCCCGACTCGGCCGACGAGCAGGAGCTCTACGGTGCGCACCATCACCTCCAGCAGCCGCACAGCCGCCACGACAGGCGGTCCAACGCCGACTCCCACTTCTCCGACGACCAGCTGGTGTCCATGTCCGTCAGGGAGCTGAACCGGCTCCTCAGGGGCCTGGGCAAGGACGAGGTGATGCGTCTGAAGCAGAAGCGCCGGACCCTGAAAAACAGAGGTTACGCACAGTCCTGCCGCTACAAGCGCGTCCAGCAGAAACACGTCCTGGAGCATGAGAAGACCAGCCTGGTGTCACAGGTCGAGCAGCTCAAACACGAACTCAACAGACTGATCCGGGAGAGGGACGCatacaaaatgaaatgtgagaAACTGTCCGGTGCCAACTGCTACCACGAAACAGGGTCCACCAGTGACAACCCTTCCTCACCCGAGTATTTAATGTGA
- the zhx3a gene encoding zinc fingers and homeoboxes protein 3, producing the protein MASKRKSTVPCMIPSKSKHVREEIILGSLPELLPTIPEDSILSISGGESGHFSHSSSKSDSGSEMQKGGTYSCPTCRFESRDLNYFLDHMHNCHSDFRAQPTFYCLNCGLSVVRFEGLALHNATAHPKIMEGLVTASLNVNKRDGVTTVEQSLFTESGEDYRESGISLTKTPIAKMMKAKGEHKRIVVSHTVEVRKIDSGKDVDPSMLTNVPELQNGARSVSSAPAMPRTSVAHVIKKTVPNQVFHQHTPSLYSSPNKDLPKVMIPLSSIPTYDAAMDTSSFLKTSFGKFPYPTKAELCYLTVVSEFPEEQIKLWFTAQRLKQGISWSPEEIEEARRKMFNTVFQGGAPQKQPTVQRHVNHIVTHHTVHAQPGSKGPNYQMPKVPYGSIKTRPLGLLASQASMSTNPNVTRVSYSTPIVPPKFPPTVRTTQVLTKNTQPTVETVKSNGVSLDMAGNGGFVGSTSSSRSSSSSSSCSSSSSISSYSSSSNGVETVTRKTVHNSSPTNSINSIAACSANISNNDERRVADTNGKPNLKSNGLPIRSEASNSTESHAIITNTSKSSVTNNSHSSGAISPQEPAHTTKHDDKPNHNIHKSNNSISSEYPSTTSNDSVPNLNHASKSPTESTSTTVITKSMSSILDEGKCNKDFPVKGMSILKQLIKDEDPFAVERGCPGLKVDPIKINFKRLMMNESETTSEIVHREHNSEAAEVTASQPSFSPPWGNKTPQQLNILRGVFSNTRWPGSQQYEDLSVQTGLPKSEVVRWFSDCRYSHKNGQLKWLETFQQLPGESEEGARAHGDSRAESPKDPQAAKKKFIEKDTNKHLEGEAGLNSGQQVVWQDSYSPLLGLMGSEGGGEQGPAEESAPPEVLEDPWSERADDHQQPVASQSLIEQQTDGNQARDRLRMELLEV; encoded by the exons ATGGCCAGCAAGAGGAAATCCACTGTACCCTGCATGATACCATCCAAATCCAAACATGTGCGTGAGGAAATCATACTGGGCTCGCTACCAGAACTCCTACCAACAATCCCAGAGGACAGCATACTCAGCATCTCTGGAGGAGAGTCTGGCCATTTTTCTCACAGCTCCTCCAAATCTGACAGTGGCAGCGAGATGCAAAAAGGAGGCACGTACAGCTGCCCAACTTGTCGTTTTGAATCCAGAGATCTTAACTACTTTTTGGATCACATGCACAACTGCCACTCAGACTTCAGGGCCCAGCCCACCTTCTACTGCCTGAACTGTGGGTTGTCAGTCGTCCGCTTCGAGGGTCTGGCTCTGCATAACGCCACTGCTCACCCTAAGATAATGGAGGGCTTGGTCACTGCCTCCCTAAATGTTAACAAGAGGGACGGAGTAACAACTGTGGAACAAAGTCTGTTCACGGAAAGCGGAGAAGACTACAGAGAATCTGGGATCTCCCTCACCAAAACACCTATTGCAAAGATGATGAAAGCCAAGGGGGAGCACAAAAGGATTGTGGTTTCTCACACCGTGGAGGTACGGAAGATTGACTCTGGGAAGGATGTAGACCCCAGCATGCTGACAAATGTGCCTGAACTCCAAAACGGGGCTCGAAGTGTTTCTAGCGCCCCAGCTATGCCGAGGACATCTGTCGCTCACGTTATTAAGAAGACAGTGCCCAACCAAGTCTTTCACCAGCACACTCCCTCCCTTTACTCCTCCCCCAATAAAGACCTTCCAAAGGTGATGATCCCACTCAGCAGCATCCCCACCTACGATGCTGCTATGGACACCAGCAGCTTTCTCAAGACATCCTTTGGCAAGTTCCCTTACCCCACCAAAGCTGAGCTCTGCTACCTGACAGTGGTCTCGGAGTTCCCAGAGGAGCAGATCAAACTGTGGTTTACTGCCCAGAGGCTTAAGCAAGGCATAAGCTGGTCTCCCGAAGAGATCGAGGAGGCCCGGAGGAAGATGTTCAACACCGTGTTCCAAGGGGGAGCGCCTCAGAAGCAGCCAACTGTGCAACGGCACGTCAATCACATTGTAACTCACCACACTGTCCACGCCCAGCCAGGCTCAAAAGGACCAAACTATCAGATGCCCAAAGTTCCCTATGGCAGTATAAAAACAAGGCCTCTCGGACTCCTGGCATCACAGGCCAGCATGTCAACCAACCCCAATGTCACCAGGGTCTCGTATTCTACTCCAATCGTCCCCCCAAAGTTTCCACCCACAGTCAGAACAACACAGGTACTGACAAAGAATACCCAGCCCACTGTGGAGACAGTCAAGAGCAATGGCGTCAGCCTGGACATGGCTGGAAACGGTGGGTTTGTGGGTAGCACCAGCAGCAGTCgaagcagcagtagcagcagtagtTGCAGTAgtagcagcagcatcagcagctatTCTAGCAGTAGTAACGGTGTTGAGACTGTCACCAGGAAAACGGTGCATAACAGCAGCCCCACAAACAGCATCAACAGCATTGCCGCTTGCTCTGCCAACATTAGCAATAATGATGAGCGCCGTGTTGCCGACACTAACGGCAAACCAAATCTCAAAAGCAACGGTTTACCAATTCGATCGGAAGCTTCGAACAGCACCGAGAGTCACGCAATCATCACCAACACCAGCAAATCCAGCGTCACCAATAACAGTCACAGCAGCGGCGCCATCAGTCCACAGGAGCCGGCTCACACCACAAAGCACGACGACAAACCCAACCACAACATCCACAAGTCTAACAACAGTATTAGCAGTGAATATCCCAGTACTACCAGTAATGACAGTGTACCGAACCTAAACCACGCCAGCAAATCCCCAACTGAAAGCACCAGCACCACTGTCATTACAAAAAGCATGTCATCCATTTTAGATGAGGGCAAATGCAACAAGGACTTTCCAGTAAAAGGCATGTCAATCTTAAAGCAGCTCATTAAGGATGAGGATCCGTTTGCTGTGGAGCGAGGCTGCCCAGGGCTGAAAGTCGACCCCATCAAGATCAACTTCAAGAGGCTGATGATGAACGAGTCCGAGACCACATCTGAGATTGTACATCGAGAACACAATTCCGAGGCAGCCGAAGTGACCGCCTCTCAGCCGTCCTTCTCCCCACCCTGGGGCAACAAGACCCCCCAGCAGCTGAATATCCTCCGAGGTGTTTTCTCCAACACCCGCTGGCCCGGCAGTCAGCAGTATGAGGACTTAAGCGTCCAGACGGGCCTTCCCAAGTCAGAGGTGGTGCGCTGGTTCAGCGACTGTAGGTACAGCCACAAGAATGGGCAGCTGAAGTGGCTGGAGACCTTTCAGCAACTTCCAGGGGAGTCGGAGGAGGGGGCAAGGGCCCACGGAGACAGCAGAGCTGAATCTCCGAAGGACCCCCAAGCAGCCAAAAAGAAATTTATTGAGAAAGACACGAACAAGCACcttgaaggagaagcaggactGAACTCAGGGCAGCAGGTTGTGTGGCAGGATTCATACTCACCGCTGCTCGGGCTGATGGGGTCGGAGGGGGGCGGAGAGCAAGGCCCAGCTGAGGAGTCGGCGCCGCCAGAAGTCCTAGAGGATCCCTGGTCAGAGAGAGCAGACGACCACCAGCAGCCAGTGGCCAGTCAGTCGCTCATCGAACAACAGACTGATGGCAATCAGGCCAG GGATCGTCTGAggatggagctgctggaggtgtGA
- the fam83d gene encoding protein FAM83D, giving the protein MALSQCLDDCPLSLTPKRTGTGDLNLQEVYNERHRLALEELLAGGVDHFLGFLAKERIPNFLSDEEIQRIRSSAVLSRCASVPGEEPSLEQSISSSLDCSSVTYFPEVSDVEPPLLEIGWPAFTAGSYRGVTRAVAHFQPSYGECIYSCKEAARRMIKSAREVIAIVTDSLTDLDIFRDLQEACSQRSVPVYILLDQSCAPAFLKMCRNVGVHLDDLRQMRVRTITGTTYYMRSGARITGEVHERFMLIDGNRAATGSYRFNWTDGKLNSSNLIELSGQITEKFDEEFRILYAQSLPINTRGPPSVRNSGIYEKLLIRHSVTSSPHLARKRLMDSVCLTSTPSREPQTLAVQQLTLDPSTPDRRKSSLVSDSSVIGEDWMGQHHMEEEEILAGSTTQPSPAEQLPGKEPAIPSTVSCHASTQTSRSVTDSDTQTDLQLTRHPGIITQASTGQNQDASRSFSQSRQISPTQAAPEDTLKDSFHKLTKERQHHYSTIRSRLEHMMTTLSQRRELADVTNMTQGLGAHSRQGAHKDWEEQQNPRLLVESAGKGTWPRARCVH; this is encoded by the exons ATGGCTCTGTCGCAGTGTTTGGATGACTGTCCTCTGAGCCTGACTCCAAAGCGCACCGGGACCGGGGACCTGAACCTGCAGGAGGTCTACAACGAGCGGCACCGGCTggccctggaggagctgctggcgGGAGGAGTCGACCACTTCCTGGGATTCCTCGCCAAGGAGCGGATCCCCAACTTTCTGTCAGACGAGGAGATCCAGCGGATCCGGAGCAGCGCCGTGCTGTCCCGGTGCGCCTCGGTGCCCGGGGAGGAGCCCTCGCTGGAGCAGTCGATCAGCAGCTCCCTGGACTGCTCCTCCGTCACCTACTTCCCCGAGGTGTCGGACGTGGAGCCGCCGCTGCTGGAGATCGGCTGGCCCGCCTTCACCGCGGGCTCCTACCGGGGAGTCACCCGGGCCGTGGCTCACTTCCAGCCCAGCTACGGGGAGTGCATCTACAGCTGCAAGGAGGCGGCGAGGCGCATGATCAAAAGTGCCAGAGAG GTGATTGCCATAGTTACAGACTCCCTGACAGACCTGGATATCTTCAGAGATCTTCAGGAGGCTTGTTCTCAACGCAGCGTCCCTGTCTACATCCTGTTGGACCAATCATGTGCTCCTGCTTTCCTCAAGATGTGCAGAAATGTCGGTGTTCATCTGGACGACCTTCGG CAAATGAGAGTTCGAACCATAACCGGTACGACTTACTACATGAGATCAGGAGCGAGGATAACTGGGGAAGTTCACGAGAGGTTCATGCTGATTGATGGAAACAGAGCCGCTACAGGTTCCTACAG GTTCAACTGGACTGATGGCAAACTAAACAGCAGCAATCTTATCGAGCTTTCTGGCCAGATAACAGAGAAGTTCGATGAGGAGTTCCGCATCCTCTACGCCCAGTCTCTACCCATAAACACCCGAGGACCTCCAAGTGTCCGAAACAGCGGCATCTATGAGAAGCTCCTCATCAGGCACTCGGtcacctcctcccctcactTGGCCAGAAAGAGGCTTATGGATTCTGTGTGCCTGACCAGCACGCCCAGCCGCGAGCCCCAAACCTTAGCGGTGCAGCAGCTCACACTTGATCCTTCAACTCCAGATCGCCGTAAATCCAGCCTAGTGTCGGACTCCTCCGTTATAGGTGAGGACTGGATGGGGCAGCATcacatggaggaagaggagatccTGGCTGGTAGCACGACTCAGCCTTCACCCGCAGAGCAGCTACCAGGGAAAGAACCAGCGATACCCAGCACCGTCTCCTGCCACGCCTCCACTCAGACCAGCAGGTCAGTGACGGACAGTGACACCCAGACGGACCTCCAGCTCACACGCCACCCCGGCATCATCACACAGGCAAGCACAGGACAGAACCAGGACGCCTCTCGATCCTTTTCGCAGTCCAGACAGATCTCGCCCACCCAGGCAGCTCCAGAAGACACCTTGAAGGACTCTTTCCACAAGCTGACCAAGGAGCGCCAGCACCACTACTCCACCATCCGCTCCAGGCTGGAACACATGATGACCACACTGTCCCAGAGGCGAGAGCTAGCAGACGTCACAAACATGACTCAGGGGCTTGGCGCTCACAGCAGGCAGGGGGCACACAAAGACTGGGAGGAGCAACAGAACCCCAGACTGCTTGTTGAAAGTGCGGGCAAGGGCACGTGGCCAAGAGCCAGATGTGTACACTAG